The Camelina sativa cultivar DH55 unplaced genomic scaffold, Cs unpScaffold05184, whole genome shotgun sequence DNA segment AACACAGACATGCCACCAAAGGCTACAACTTGAGGCCTTTGCTGCATTGTAATCTTCACATCCTCCACAATGACCACAGCCATTGCACCCAAATCAACCACATCAGCGAATATGCTAAGAGGAGCCAAGTGAGTGAGCGTCTTGATAGAATTCAAACCAAGCTGAAACGGGAAACATCCCCATATATAGAGACTCTTAGGAGACACACCCATCAAATGCCTCAgactcaaactcaaactcagAGTCGTAGTGTCGGTTGAGTTAAAGAGATTAGCTAAAGTATTACCAATAAAGATAAGGTAACCAACACAAAACCCAGCCTGAGACAAAATGATAAGAACGTCAACGACGAACCTCCCAACGTTACCACATACAGCGAAGCCAAGGTCACCAAAAGAAGCGATATTGGAGACACCAAGCTTACGACGGATATGAACAAGAAGCATCATACAATGGTTGATCAAAG contains these protein-coding regions:
- the LOC109131789 gene encoding amino acid transporter ANTL1-like: FANVFIAIVGAGVLGLPYAFKRTGWLMGLLTLFSVAALINHCMMLLVHIRRKLGVSNIASFGDLGFAVCGNVGRFVVDVLIILSQAGFCVGYLIFIGNTLANLFNSTDTTTLSLSLSLRHLMGVSPKSLYIWGCFPFQLGLNSIKTLTHLAPLSIFADVVDLGAMAVVIVEDVKITMQQRPQVVAFGGM